Proteins from one Niallia circulans genomic window:
- a CDS encoding DinB family protein has translation MKPAITDYPEYYQNYVSLVPKGDIIQIIESQLEETKSLLAGITKEQADFRYAEGKWSVLEVVGHVMDTERIMNYRILRMARGDQTPLSGYDDEMYVEASLFSSRTIADLLAEWTIVRAATVALLKGLPKDAWERTGFANNGEFTVNSIAYIIAGHERHHAGLLKSRYLLEA, from the coding sequence ATGAAACCAGCAATTACCGATTACCCAGAGTACTATCAAAATTACGTTAGTCTAGTGCCTAAAGGAGATATTATTCAAATCATAGAAAGTCAGCTTGAGGAAACAAAGAGTCTACTTGCCGGCATAACCAAAGAGCAGGCTGACTTTCGATATGCGGAAGGGAAATGGAGTGTTTTAGAGGTTGTCGGCCATGTGATGGATACGGAAAGAATTATGAACTATCGCATTTTACGAATGGCAAGAGGCGATCAAACACCGCTTTCCGGGTATGATGATGAAATGTATGTGGAAGCGTCCCTCTTTTCAAGCAGAACAATTGCAGACCTTTTGGCAGAATGGACGATTGTGAGAGCTGCAACTGTTGCCTTGCTTAAAGGGTTACCTAAGGATGCTTGGGAAAGAACAGGATTTGCCAATAATGGTGAATTTACCGTCAACTCTATCGCCTATATTATTGCAGGCCATGAGCGCCACCATGCAGGGCTATTGAAGTCGAGATATTTGCTTGAAGCTTAA
- a CDS encoding GIY-YIG nuclease family protein — protein sequence MDRKKELKQLYKETPIEAGIYLIKNTVNGKLFVGSTRNLKTLNGVKFSLENGGHMNKELIAEWKQFGKDIFTFEVLEVLKKKDDPYFNEKEELGKLEEKWLEELQPFGERGYN from the coding sequence ATGGACAGAAAAAAGGAATTGAAGCAGCTTTATAAGGAAACGCCGATTGAGGCAGGTATTTACCTTATTAAAAATACTGTAAACGGCAAGCTGTTTGTCGGCAGCACCCGGAATCTCAAAACATTAAATGGGGTGAAATTCAGCTTGGAAAACGGTGGGCACATGAACAAAGAGCTCATTGCAGAGTGGAAGCAGTTTGGAAAGGACATATTCACTTTTGAGGTATTGGAGGTTTTAAAGAAAAAGGACGATCCTTATTTTAATGAAAAAGAAGAATTAGGAAAGCTTGAGGAAAAGTGGCTCGAGGAGCTGCAGCCATTTGGTGAACGAGGCTATAATTAA
- a CDS encoding NUDIX hydrolase yields the protein MKRVDVVYVQLFDEEKKRIVMVRNIGSNGSYWTLPGGAVEQGETLAAAAIREVKEETGLEIETCGITTITEKFFPDRGHHTVFFTFNGNIIGGKMEIQQPDEIDAITWMDVQAAEQYLFMTAEQRGALPVQHSVPYILSQH from the coding sequence ATGAAGCGAGTCGATGTTGTGTATGTGCAGCTGTTTGATGAAGAGAAGAAGCGTATTGTTATGGTTCGAAACATTGGCAGTAATGGTTCCTATTGGACACTGCCTGGAGGGGCGGTTGAACAGGGCGAAACACTTGCCGCTGCAGCAATCCGTGAGGTGAAGGAAGAAACAGGATTAGAAATAGAGACTTGTGGCATCACCACCATAACAGAGAAATTCTTTCCAGACAGAGGCCATCATACAGTCTTTTTCACCTTTAACGGCAACATCATCGGTGGAAAAATGGAGATTCAGCAGCCTGATGAAATCGACGCAATTACTTGGATGGATGTTCAAGCAGCAGAGCAATATCTATTTATGACTGCGGAACAGCGGGGAGCATTGCCAGTACAACATTCTGTTCCCTACATACTATCGCAACATTAA